A window of Brettanomyces nanus chromosome 2, complete sequence contains these coding sequences:
- a CDS encoding uncharacterized protein (BUSCO:EOG09342U6T), with protein MGKITTKEIRDKARHSPLYREITTADGTFKAINGKTRKTVVSNEEDKEVTLDALSSRKILQLAREQQEEVEKEENIVEAVSKPRFRFVESEDEEEVNEDNEITDGEEEEEEYEQEEFVDEQDMKLFDSYFNKGSETQSKGEGMAGSFNLADKIMEKIREKEAGSGEAENDAQGFSQREDRVFLPPRVIEAYEKVGESLSAWRHGKLPKLFKVLPTIKNWEDILYVTNPEKWTPNVLYEATKLFVSNLPSNKAQKFVTMVLYPRFRQDIEDSEDHKLNYHIYMSLKKCLYKPAAFFKGFLFPLIEDQCTAREAMIVASVLKKCSIPVQHSSVALSWLLEQEFSPQSAVFIRVLIEKKYALPYQTIDDLVFYFMKFRVITDQNKDNIMLDEDENVDLSEQRRIREAPQLPLVWHKALLAFAQRYKNDITDDQRDFLMEVIRQRGHKEIGPDTRRELLAGKKRAEKEASKAHEDDDIMSYF; from the coding sequence AATCACGACAAAAGAGATTCGTGACAAAGCACGTCATTCACCTCTTTATCGAGAAATTACCACAGCAGATGGTACTTTTAAGGCTATTAATGGAAAGACGAGGAAGACGGTGGTATCCAATgaggaagataaagaagtgACACTTGATGCATTATCATCCAGAAAGATTCTTCAGTTGGCAAGAGAACAACAGGAGGAGgttgaaaaggaagaaaatataGTTGAAGCAGTTAGCAAACCTCGATTCCGTTTTGTGGAAAgtgaggatgaagaagaagttaatgaagataatgaaATTACagacggagaagaagaagaagaagaatatgagcAGGAAGAGTTTGTGGATGAACAGGATATGAAATTATTTGATTCCTACTTTAATAAGGGATCTGAAACGCAATCCAAGGGTGAAGGAATGGCAGGAAGTTTCAATTTGGCAGATAAAATTATGGAGAAGATCCGTGAAAAGGAGGCTGGTAGTGGTGAGGCAGAAAATGATGCACAGGGTTTTTcacaaagagaagatcgAGTTTTCCTTCCTCCAAGAGTCATCGAAGCGTATGAAAAGGTGGGAGAGAGTCTAAGTGCGTGGAGACATGGTAAGCTTCCTAAATTATTCAAGGTTCTACCGACGATTAAAAATTGGGAAGACATCTTGTACGTTACAAATCCGGAAAAGTGGACTCCTAATGTGTTGTATGAGGCCACCAAGTTGTTTGTGTCCAATCTTCCTTCCAACAAAGCACAGAAATTCGTTACTATGGTTCTCTATCCAAGGTTTAGGCAGGATATAGAGGACAGCGAAGATCATAAGTTAAACTATCACATATACATGTCTCTCAAAAAGTGTCTTTACAAGCCTGCTGCCTTCTTTAAGGGATTCCTTTTCCCCTTGATCGAGGATCAATGCACGGCCAGAGAGGCCATGATTGTGGCCTCCGTGTTAAAAAAATGTTCCATTCCAGTTCAACACTCTTCTGTGGCACTTTCGTGGTTATTGGAACAGGAGTTTTCTCCTCAATCCGCCGTGTTTATTAGAGTGTTgattgagaagaaatatgCGCTTCCGTACCAAACTATTGACGACTTAGTCTTTTACTTCATGAAATTCAGAGTCATTACTGACCAGAATAAGGACAATATTAtgttggatgaagatgagaatgTCGACCTTTCAGAACAAAGGAGAATTAGGGAGGCTCCACAATTACCGTTGGTGTGGCATAAGGCGCTTTTGGCTTTTGCTCAAAGGTATAAAAATGATATTACGGATGACCAAAGAGATTTTCTTATGGAAGTGATAAGACAGAGAGGTCACAAAGAGATAGGACCGGATACCAGAAGAGAATTACTGGCGGGTAAAAaaagagcagaaaaagAGGCCTCCAAAGCACATGAAGACGACGATATCATGTCCTACTTCTGA